A genomic segment from Nicotiana tabacum cultivar K326 chromosome 7, ASM71507v2, whole genome shotgun sequence encodes:
- the LOC107827265 gene encoding protein FAR-RED IMPAIRED RESPONSE 1-like: MASDDSLLNEYEWVDVDSHGSFNNVVHLDDDDDEADGEYHGEASDDEEQVLGNELELCDVDREMENEFTKEDVVVGPISGMRFRDKDTLFAFYKEHARLKGFSVVKRNSNKKGGDTARYITYCCDRARIRKIKVTTKSNNYKARLAAILDDSGCWRVSKVVHDHNHDLLSSVSRPMAGHRSVCDSLKRDLVAHDQSGIRPSKNRLAEVQRGGPQNLGCTPKDCRNSILKSRNFEMQEGDAQSLLNFFREIQVKDREFFYSIDVDNIGRLRNVVWVHSHCKAAYEQFYDAICFDTTYLVNRYNMPCATFVGINHHRQSILLGCALMSHEDIDSYKLVFRTWLDAMGNVHPDAIITDQCQSIKIAIAEMMPNTIHRYCIWHIFSKLPLYVSGVRPSKIARGEFKSMVLDSIIVDVFERKWTEYIVRYNLHTRNWFNKLYSKKEKWVPVYLDVHFWAGMLSTQRSEGLHAFFDGYITRQSTFMMFVHQYKLAIRAKNEKELEAEYRSKGFQIVCESMFKWEEQAIQCYTRTVYEFFKTELRKLYHCEVSSPDDHQVVPGVEKFIVSDYSVIKK; this comes from the coding sequence ATGGCATCGGATGATAGTTTGTTGAATGAATACGAATGGGTAGATGTTGATTCTCACGGCAGTTTCAACAATGTTGTGCacttagatgatgatgatgatgaagccGATGGAGAATATCATGGAGAAGCTAGTGATGATGAGGAGCAGGTTTTAGGAAATGAGTTAGAGTTATGTGATGTTGATCGGGAAATGGAGAATGAATTCACTAAAGAGGATGTGGTTGTAGGTCCAATCTCTGGAATGCGATTTAGAGATAAAGATACTTTGTTTGCATTCTACAAAGAACATGCACGACTGAAAGGATTCTCTGTCGTCAAAAGAAATTCCAACAAGAAGGGTGGTGACACTGCGAGGTACATAACCTATTGTTGTGATAGGGCTAGGATTCGCAAAATCAAGGTTACCACCAAGAGTAACAATTATAAAGCTAGGCTAGCTGCTATTTTAGATGATTCTGGTTGTTGGCGCGTCTCTAAGGTCGTTCACGATCACAATCATGATTTGCTCTCATCCGTATCGCGCCCGATGGCTGGACATAGGTCCGTTTGTGATTCTTTGAAGAGGGATCTTGTAGCTCACGATCAATCTGGCATTAGACCCTCCAAGAATAGACTTGCTGAGGTTCAACGTGGTGGTCCGCAAAATTTGGGTTGCACTCCaaaggattgtagaaattctatTTTGAAGAGTAGGAATTTTGAAATGCAAGAAGGGGACGCACAGTCGCTGCTCAACTTTTTTCGTGAAATCCAGGTAAAGGATAGGGAGTTTTTCTATTCAATTGACGTTGATAATATTGGTAGGTTGCGAAATGTGGTATGGGTGCATTCACATTGTAAGGCAGCGTATGAGCAATTCTATGATGCGATATGTTTTGATACGACGTATCTTGTGAATCGATATAATATGCCATGTGCTACATTTGTTGGCATCAATCACCATAGACAGTCCATCTTACTAGGATGTGCTCTCATGTCTCATGAAGATATCGATAGTTACAaattagtttttagaacttgGCTTGATGCCATGGGAAATGTTCATCCAGATGCGATCATAACTGATCAGTGTCAGAGCATTAAGATAGCCATTGCTGAAATGATGCCAAATACAATACATAGGTAttgtatttggcatatattctcaAAGTTGCCTCTTTACGTAAGTGGTGTTCGTCCTTCTAAAATTGCACGTGGAGAATTTAAATCCATGGTCCTTGATAGCATTATTGTTGATGTTTTTGAGAGAAAATGGACAGAATATATTGTAAGGTATAATTTGCATACAAGGAATTGGTTCAACAAGCTTTACTCTAAGAAGGAAAAATGGGTTCCTGTGTACCTTGATGTGCATTTTTGGGCTGGTATGCTATCTACGCAAAGAAGTGAGGGGTTGCATGCGTTCTTTGATGGATATATTACCCGTCAAAGCACTTTTATGATGTTTGTTCACCAGTATAAGTTAGCTATAAGAGCTAAGAATGAGAAAGAGTTGGAAGCGGAATACAGGTCAAAGGGCTTTCAAATTGTGTGCGAGTCGATGTTCAAGTGGGAAGAGCAGGCAATTCAGTGTTATACGCGTACAGTGTATGAATTTTTCAAGACAGAGCTAAGGAAATTGTATCATTGTGAAGTCAGCAGCCCCGACGATCATCAAGTTGTCCCCGGTGTTGAGAAATTCATCGTTAGTGATTATTCAGTTATAAAAAAATGA